One window from the genome of Treponema sp. OMZ 838 encodes:
- a CDS encoding PEGA domain-containing protein: protein MKIKRLFVALIAAVTALCGIAQTKGEIPTWSITASKFTLTDVPELYASYSTALPAMLNLFCAVPASRLVTPEEKRARQLIDYAAKKLALIRERASLIAERDSLYLAVMSEKEKLKQTAAFNKKITAKEADIQKAQEKIDKLLNDTSFTAETLPVMIWKDGQQVFELPEYTNISQALKSENISAVIDGSIQDLSGYMYVSVVLTTGLPGMPDYRFSEAGPYQSIETIARSLAAQIMTAVKNSQPAKVLLTVEPEDAEVYVDSEPLEAGKKSLYMYEGSHRLEVLAAGYDSAGKTIEVQAGQNYLLNIKLKKENLISVGFQFIKPDADVFLHTQYFAGTPFQTDVPAGKNTAISFSYKDVKTYIVLRPHDFMQPGQTTYQLQAMLNKEKTKTLIDRRRNVLYWSLGAFYVSLPIFMILQGLTADMASAAADSRLGSDAAVQSKYRALFISSAVMQGITIGLGINYVVQLGLYLYAADQSIPKEARKL from the coding sequence ATGAAAATAAAACGGCTGTTCGTTGCTCTGATTGCGGCGGTAACTGCATTATGCGGTATTGCTCAAACAAAAGGTGAGATTCCTACATGGTCAATTACGGCATCAAAGTTTACACTTACCGATGTGCCTGAATTATATGCATCGTACTCGACCGCATTACCCGCCATGCTCAACCTTTTTTGCGCTGTACCTGCAAGCAGACTTGTAACCCCCGAAGAAAAAAGAGCGCGGCAGCTCATAGATTATGCTGCGAAAAAACTTGCACTTATCCGCGAACGGGCATCATTAATTGCAGAACGTGATTCGCTGTATCTTGCGGTAATGTCCGAAAAAGAGAAGCTGAAGCAGACCGCTGCGTTCAACAAGAAAATAACCGCAAAGGAAGCGGATATTCAAAAAGCTCAAGAGAAAATCGACAAATTACTGAATGATACTTCTTTTACCGCGGAAACACTCCCTGTTATGATATGGAAGGATGGTCAACAGGTATTTGAGCTCCCCGAATATACGAATATTTCGCAAGCGTTGAAGAGCGAAAATATCTCCGCAGTTATTGACGGGTCGATACAGGATTTGTCGGGGTATATGTATGTGTCTGTTGTATTGACAACCGGTTTGCCGGGTATGCCCGATTACCGGTTCAGCGAAGCGGGACCGTATCAATCAATCGAAACAATTGCCCGTTCATTAGCGGCGCAAATTATGACGGCGGTAAAAAATTCTCAGCCTGCAAAGGTTTTGCTGACAGTCGAACCGGAAGATGCGGAAGTGTATGTGGACAGCGAACCGCTCGAAGCAGGAAAAAAGTCTCTTTATATGTATGAAGGCAGTCATCGGCTTGAAGTGCTTGCTGCCGGTTACGATTCAGCCGGTAAGACTATCGAGGTTCAAGCAGGGCAAAATTATTTGCTGAACATAAAATTAAAAAAAGAAAACCTTATTTCCGTCGGGTTTCAGTTTATAAAACCCGATGCGGATGTCTTTTTGCATACGCAGTATTTTGCCGGTACGCCGTTTCAGACCGATGTTCCGGCAGGTAAAAATACAGCTATCAGTTTTTCATATAAAGATGTAAAAACCTACATTGTACTTCGACCTCATGATTTTATGCAGCCAGGGCAGACAACCTATCAGTTGCAAGCGATGCTCAATAAAGAAAAGACCAAGACCTTGATTGACCGGCGGCGGAATGTTCTGTACTGGTCGCTCGGCGCCTTTTATGTGTCGCTCCCTATCTTTATGATTTTACAGGGACTTACTGCAGATATGGCTTCAGCCGCCGCGGATTCCCGTTTGGGGAGTGATGCGGCAGTGCAGAGTAAATATCGTGCACTGTTTATCAGTTCTGCGGTGATGCAGGGAATAACAATCGGTTTAGGTATTAACTATGTGGTACAGCTTGGGCTGTATCTATATGCTGCCGATCAGAGTATTCCAAAAGAGGCTCGTAAGTTATAG
- the prfB gene encoding peptide chain release factor 2 (programmed frameshift), protein MLLEEYKPQIAALKADVDEIWRRLDSEAVKKRIAEKEVVAGQEGFWNDPKSAEKLLSEIKKLKNRIEPWEKLIADIEDLQTLYELTQEAGEDDNADSIQEIDMSLTNLQERFEKLNTLALLSDEVDGSDAFLTVHAGAGGTEACDWARMLTRMYLRWAERRGFTVETLDELEADEGLKSITLQISGDYVYGFLKAETGVHRLIRISPFDANARRHTSFSSVYVFPVLDDTIEVNIRPEDLRVDTYRAGGAGGQHVNKTDSAVRLTHLPTGIVVACQNERSQISNRATAMSMLKARLYEYYRNEKEKENAKFAAEKKGISWGNQIRSYIFQPYTMVKDHRTKHETGNIQAVMDGDIDGFIEDFLKKQWANQLMYEDSPE, encoded by the exons ATGTTATTGGAAGAATATAAACCGCAGATTGCAGCACTTAAGGCCGATGTCGATGAAATCTGGAGGCGTCTT GACTCCGAAGCGGTAAAAAAACGGATTGCGGAAAAAGAAGTTGTCGCGGGGCAAGAAGGTTTTTGGAACGATCCTAAAAGTGCCGAAAAACTCTTGTCGGAAATTAAAAAACTGAAAAACCGTATCGAGCCGTGGGAAAAGCTCATTGCCGATATCGAAGATCTGCAAACACTCTATGAACTCACCCAAGAAGCCGGAGAGGATGATAATGCAGATTCCATTCAAGAAATCGATATGTCGCTCACAAACCTTCAAGAACGGTTTGAAAAGCTCAATACACTGGCACTTCTTTCCGACGAGGTTGACGGCAGCGATGCCTTTTTGACTGTTCATGCAGGAGCAGGCGGTACCGAGGCATGCGATTGGGCACGGATGTTAACCCGTATGTATCTCCGCTGGGCGGAGCGCCGCGGCTTTACCGTTGAAACACTTGATGAGCTGGAAGCCGATGAGGGCTTAAAGTCTATCACCCTACAGATAAGCGGCGACTATGTTTACGGTTTCTTAAAGGCGGAAACCGGCGTACACCGGCTTATCCGGATTAGCCCGTTTGATGCGAACGCCCGCAGGCATACCTCTTTTTCTTCCGTGTATGTATTCCCTGTGTTGGATGATACCATCGAGGTAAATATCAGACCGGAAGATTTACGGGTAGATACCTATCGTGCAGGAGGGGCCGGAGGACAGCACGTCAATAAAACCGACTCGGCAGTACGGTTGACGCACCTGCCTACCGGCATTGTCGTAGCGTGCCAAAACGAGCGAAGCCAAATCTCCAATCGGGCAACGGCGATGAGTATGCTTAAAGCGCGGCTGTACGAATACTACCGCAACGAAAAAGAAAAAGAGAACGCGAAATTCGCTGCTGAAAAAAAAGGCATTTCGTGGGGAAATCAAATCAGATCGTATATCTTTCAGCCCTATACAATGGTAAAAGATCACCGTACCAAACATGAAACAGGCAATATTCAAGCCGTTATGGACGGTGATATAGACGGCTTTATCGAAGACTTTTTGAAAAAACAATGGGCAAATCAGCTGATGTATGAGGACAGTCCTGAATGA
- the cas2 gene encoding CRISPR-associated endonuclease Cas2, producing MFVSVMIDPGGEESAAHLSELLTFYGFERMQRACWESSTVNEKQLVALKREIDRVTDYYDVIRIYQYPVEGVLAISTLAKKKWRKLLIRPPKKV from the coding sequence ATGTTTGTATCGGTAATGATAGATCCGGGCGGAGAGGAATCTGCTGCCCATCTTTCGGAATTGTTAACTTTTTATGGATTTGAACGGATGCAGCGGGCGTGTTGGGAGTCCTCTACGGTTAATGAGAAACAATTGGTTGCTCTTAAACGCGAAATTGATCGGGTAACCGATTATTATGATGTTATTCGCATATATCAGTATCCTGTCGAAGGGGTATTGGCGATTTCCACGCTTGCTAAAAAGAAGTGGCGGAAACTCTTAATCCGTCCGCCTAAGAAAGTCTAA
- a CDS encoding ABC transporter ATP-binding protein, whose translation MMSSSERYELFKLTDVAKSFTGAERPVLNGISFSVYDGDCVVVSGPNGSGKTVLMTLIAGLETPSSGSIVSSRKDGGELRIGLVFQEADAQILGDTVEEDALFGMRDSKLPKEVIAQRLEAVLRQMGLYEKRRSPARSLSGGEKRRLAVAGILMMEADVIIFDEPFANLDFAGVVQVTAMIEQLQRDGKTVMVLTHELEKVLALANRLIILHKGYLVYNAEPEPALQSGILEQYGIRNPLCSYRVFSDLVWKADDRR comes from the coding sequence ATGATGTCTTCCTCAGAACGCTATGAATTATTCAAGCTCACCGATGTAGCTAAATCTTTTACCGGTGCCGAACGTCCGGTGCTGAACGGTATATCTTTCTCGGTATATGACGGTGATTGTGTTGTCGTATCGGGGCCGAACGGATCCGGTAAAACCGTACTGATGACGCTTATTGCCGGATTGGAAACTCCTTCCTCCGGTTCGATAGTCAGCAGCAGGAAAGACGGCGGTGAGTTGCGTATCGGACTGGTGTTTCAGGAAGCCGACGCTCAAATCCTCGGCGATACCGTCGAGGAAGATGCGCTTTTCGGTATGCGGGACAGTAAGCTGCCGAAAGAGGTCATTGCACAGCGGTTGGAAGCGGTTCTGAGGCAGATGGGCTTGTACGAAAAGCGCCGCTCGCCCGCACGCAGTTTGTCAGGGGGCGAGAAGCGGCGGCTTGCAGTTGCCGGTATCCTGATGATGGAAGCCGATGTTATCATCTTTGACGAACCTTTTGCCAATCTCGATTTTGCAGGAGTGGTGCAGGTAACGGCAATGATAGAGCAGCTGCAGCGTGACGGGAAAACGGTTATGGTACTTACCCATGAGCTGGAAAAAGTGCTTGCACTTGCGAACCGGCTTATCATCTTGCACAAGGGATATCTTGTTTATAACGCGGAACCTGAGCCTGCACTCCAGAGCGGTATTCTTGAACAATACGGCATACGGAATCCGCTCTGCTCATACCGTGTATTTTCCGACCTTGTATGGAAGGCCGATGACCGTCGATAA
- a CDS encoding biotin transporter BioY, whose product MRKSIISAVFAALICAGWMMSIPVGPIPIVLQNALAVLAGLLLGPLFGSLSVLLFLVAGAVGLPVFSGGNGGFAVFAGPTGGFLVGYLAAAVVGGFIMKLYREEQRWPLACGIIAVAGLLSFLSIYVFGLLWFKHVLNLSWQHTFLKGFVPFILPDLIKLVVAVPITLKLRPIIRRYTE is encoded by the coding sequence ATGCGTAAAAGTATTATTTCTGCGGTTTTTGCCGCGTTGATTTGTGCGGGATGGATGATGTCCATTCCCGTCGGGCCGATTCCCATTGTGCTGCAAAATGCGCTTGCAGTGCTTGCCGGCTTGCTGTTGGGGCCGCTGTTCGGCAGTCTTTCGGTGCTGCTCTTTCTGGTTGCCGGAGCCGTCGGTCTGCCTGTTTTTTCGGGCGGCAACGGAGGCTTTGCCGTATTTGCGGGTCCGACCGGCGGCTTTTTAGTCGGGTACCTTGCCGCGGCTGTTGTCGGCGGTTTTATTATGAAGCTCTATAGGGAAGAACAGCGGTGGCCGCTCGCCTGCGGTATCATTGCGGTTGCAGGGCTTTTAAGCTTTTTGTCTATCTACGTATTCGGTCTTCTGTGGTTTAAGCACGTTCTGAATCTCAGCTGGCAGCATACGTTTCTGAAAGGGTTTGTGCCGTTTATCCTGCCCGATCTGATTAAGCTGGTTGTTGCCGTTCCGATTACGCTCAAATTGCGTCCGATTATACGGCGCTATACGGAATAA